One Halichoerus grypus chromosome 1, mHalGry1.hap1.1, whole genome shotgun sequence genomic region harbors:
- the LOC118538070 gene encoding uncharacterized protein LOC118538070 isoform X2, with translation MNPQRLNMQRKPSKCSECGKFFTQRSSLTQHQRIHTGEKPYVCSECGTCFRKQSNLTQHLRIHTGEKPYKCNECEKAFQTKAILVQHLRIHTGEKPYKCTECGKAFCQSPSLIKHLRIHTGEKPYKCTECGKAFSQSICLSRHQRSHSGDKPYKCNECGKAFNQSACLMQHQRIHSGEKPYTCTECGKAFTQNSSLVEHERTHTGEKLYKCSECEKTFCKQAHLSEHYRIHTGEKPYECVECGKSFRHSSALVRHQRLHAGE, from the coding sequence ATGAACCCTCAGAGACTTAACATGCAGAGGAAACCTTCAAAGTGTAGTGAATGTGGGAAGTTCTTTACTCAGAGATCATCTCTTACCCAGCATCAGAGGattcacacaggagagaagcccTATGTATGTAGTGAATGTGGAACTTGTTTCCGTAAACAGTCAAATCTTACTCAGCATTTGAGgattcacacaggagagaaaccttataaatgtaatgaatgcgAGAAAGCCTTTCAAACAAAAGCAATCCTTGTCCAGCATctgagaattcatactggagagaaaccctataagTGCACCGAGTGTGGCAAAGCCTTTTGTCAGAGTCCATCCCTTATCAAACACCTgcgaattcatactggagagaaaccgtatAAATGCACTGAATGTGGCAAAGCCTTTAGTCAAAGCATTTGCCTTTCCCGTCACCAGAGAAGTCACTCCGGAGATAAACCTTATaagtgtaatgaatgtgggaaagcctttaatCAGAGCGCATGCCTCATGCAGCATCAGAGAATTCATTCAGGAGAGAAGCCTTACACATGTACTGAATGTGGTAAAGCCTTCACTCAGAACTCCTCCCTTGTTGAACATGAGagaactcacactggagagaaacttTACAAGTGTAGTGAGTGTGAAAAAACTTTCTGCAAACAAGCACACCTTAGTGAACATTACAGAATTCATACCGGAGAAAAACCTTATGAATGTGttgaatgtgggaaatccttcAGGCACAGCTCAGCGCTTGTTCGACATCAGAGGCTTCATGCTGGAGAATAA
- the KIAA1143 gene encoding uncharacterized protein KIAA1143 homolog has translation MSKRNQVSYVRPAEPAFLARFKEQVGYREGPTVETKRIQPQLPDEDGDHSDKEDEQPQVVVLKKGDLSVEEVMKIKAEIKAAKADEEPAIVDGRIMYRKPVKRSSDEKYSGLTASSKKRKANEGEINKQDSVKKNSQKQIKNSCLLSFDNDDETE, from the exons ATGAGCAAGCGGAACCAGGTTTCGTACGTGCGGCCAGCCGAACCGGCGTTCCTGGCTCGCTTCAAGGAACAGGTCGGCTACAGGGAAGGGCCTACCGTGGAAACCAAG AGAATCCAGCCTCAGCTCCCAGATGAAGATGGTGATCACAGTGACAAAGAAGATGAACAGCCCCAAgtggtggttttaaaaaagggagacCTGTCAGTTGAAGAAGTCatgaaaattaaagcagaaataaaggcTGCCAAAGCAG ATGAAGAACCGGCTATAGTTGATGGAAGAATCATGTATCGAAAACCAGTCAAACGTTCCTCGGATGAAAAATATTCAGGTTTAACAGCAAGCTCAAAAAAGAGGAAGgcaaatgaaggtgaaataaataaGCAGGACTCAGTTAAAAAGAACTCACAAAAGCAAATCAAAAACAGTTGCCTCCTTTCTTTTGACAATGACGATGAAACTGAGTAA